Proteins co-encoded in one Verrucomicrobiia bacterium genomic window:
- the sucC gene encoding ADP-forming succinate--CoA ligase subunit beta — protein sequence MNIHEYQAKQLLKQYGVAVPSGEPCGTVAGVTAVAERLFGAGQRLLVIKSQIHAGGRGKGTFTHGFQGGVKLVKSVAEATDVAANMLGKTLVTKQTGPEGRVVGTVLVAAAEKILKEFYLAVLLDRANSRPLIMASTEGGMDIEEVAAVTPEKIFREHVDPAVGLMPYQARKLAAALGLKGDLFNQGCKLVAGVYKTWWECDAAMVEINPLAIVETPEGRQALVCVDAKIGLDDNALYRHPEIQAMRDLAEESPLEVEASRHSLNYIKLDGNIACLVNGAGLAMSTMDIIQHFGGRPANFLDVGGGASKQQVTEAFRIILSDAAVEGILVNIFGGIMDCNVIATGIVEAVRETGLKLPLVVRLEGNNVEAGRATLAGSGLRLVTGDSMADAARKVVAAVGK from the coding sequence ATGAACATCCACGAGTACCAGGCGAAACAACTGCTCAAACAATACGGTGTCGCGGTGCCCTCCGGCGAACCCTGCGGCACCGTGGCCGGGGTGACCGCGGTGGCTGAACGGCTGTTTGGCGCCGGCCAGCGGTTGCTGGTGATCAAGTCCCAGATCCACGCGGGCGGCCGCGGCAAGGGGACCTTCACCCACGGCTTTCAGGGCGGCGTGAAACTGGTGAAATCCGTCGCCGAAGCCACCGATGTGGCCGCCAACATGCTCGGGAAGACCCTGGTCACGAAGCAGACAGGCCCGGAGGGGCGCGTGGTCGGCACGGTGCTCGTCGCCGCTGCCGAGAAGATCCTCAAGGAGTTCTACCTCGCCGTGCTGCTCGACCGCGCGAACTCGCGTCCGCTGATCATGGCCAGCACCGAGGGCGGCATGGACATCGAAGAAGTCGCGGCCGTGACCCCGGAAAAGATCTTCCGCGAGCATGTGGACCCGGCGGTCGGCCTGATGCCCTACCAGGCCCGGAAGCTCGCCGCCGCCCTCGGCCTCAAGGGCGACCTCTTCAACCAGGGCTGCAAGTTGGTCGCCGGGGTGTACAAGACCTGGTGGGAATGCGACGCCGCCATGGTGGAGATCAACCCGCTGGCCATCGTCGAGACTCCGGAGGGCCGCCAGGCCCTCGTGTGCGTGGACGCCAAGATCGGCCTGGATGACAACGCGCTGTACCGGCACCCCGAAATCCAGGCCATGCGCGACCTCGCCGAGGAGTCCCCGCTGGAGGTGGAGGCGAGCAGGCACAGCCTCAATTACATCAAACTCGACGGCAATATCGCCTGCCTCGTCAATGGCGCCGGGCTGGCCATGTCCACCATGGACATCATCCAGCATTTCGGCGGCCGTCCGGCCAACTTTCTCGACGTCGGCGGCGGCGCCTCCAAGCAGCAGGTGACGGAGGCTTTTCGCATCATCCTGAGCGACGCTGCGGTCGAGGGCATCCTTGTGAACATTTTCGGGGGCATCATGGACTGCAACGTGATTGCCACCGGCATCGTCGAGGCGGTCCGGGAGACCGGCTTGAAGCTGCCCCTGGTCGTCCGGCTCGAAGGCAACAACGTCGAGGCTGGACGCGCCACCCTGGCCGGCTCCGGGCTCAGGCTCGTGACCGGCGACTCCATGGCCGATGCCGCCCGCAAGGTGGTCGCGGCGGTGGGAAAGTGA
- a CDS encoding histidine kinase, whose product MWGLLFAGIFTLLGLAFAGQLYLTQIKVGQPVTWAFALTRSLGDWYAFALLSLPVMALARRFPLGSAPAGLLLVLHLTASGVFALLWTLLRAGLAVVVDGIGFAEALRHALVATLVFNMLVYWVIVVAAHAVAFYRQSQDRERRGLELERRLAEARLQALQMQLNPHFLFNALQGISTLMYRDVEAADRMLIRLSELLRQALDRSGEHAIPLRDELEFLDRYLEIEQIRFGDHLSIRRELDPSLLGAPVPNLILQPLVENAIKHGIEPQVRPGVITLRAQSVNADRLRLEVEDNGVGIPPGGDPPSGIGLANCRTRLRHLYGDNASLSLRPGGDRGLCVIIELPRGGPTEPLPAV is encoded by the coding sequence ATGTGGGGTCTGCTGTTCGCCGGGATCTTCACGCTGCTGGGCCTGGCGTTTGCAGGACAGCTCTATCTCACCCAGATCAAGGTCGGCCAGCCCGTCACCTGGGCCTTTGCCCTCACCCGATCCCTTGGGGATTGGTACGCGTTTGCGCTGCTGTCCCTGCCGGTGATGGCGCTGGCACGGCGTTTCCCGCTGGGCAGCGCCCCGGCGGGTCTGCTGCTGGTCCTGCACCTGACGGCCAGCGGGGTGTTTGCCCTGTTATGGACCCTGCTGCGGGCGGGCCTCGCAGTGGTCGTGGACGGCATCGGGTTTGCCGAGGCGCTGCGGCATGCCCTGGTGGCCACCCTGGTGTTCAACATGCTGGTGTACTGGGTGATTGTGGTTGCAGCGCACGCGGTCGCCTTCTACCGGCAGTCGCAGGACCGGGAGCGGCGCGGACTGGAGCTGGAGCGGCGCCTTGCGGAGGCCCGGTTGCAGGCGCTGCAGATGCAGCTCAATCCGCACTTCCTCTTCAACGCCCTCCAGGGAATCAGCACGCTCATGTACCGTGACGTCGAGGCGGCGGACCGCATGCTGATCCGCCTCAGCGAACTGCTCCGGCAGGCGCTGGACCGTTCCGGGGAGCACGCCATACCCCTCCGCGATGAACTGGAGTTCCTCGACCGGTACCTGGAGATTGAGCAGATCCGGTTTGGGGATCACCTGAGCATCCGCCGCGAGTTGGATCCCTCGTTGCTGGGGGCGCCGGTGCCCAACCTGATCCTCCAGCCGCTCGTGGAAAACGCGATCAAGCACGGGATTGAGCCTCAGGTGCGGCCGGGAGTGATCACGCTGCGGGCGCAATCCGTAAATGCTGACCGCCTTCGCCTGGAGGTGGAGGACAACGGTGTCGGCATCCCACCGGGTGGCGATCCGCCGTCGGGAATCGGACTGGCCAACTGCCGGACCCGCCTGCGCCATCTCTACGGCGACAACGCCTCTCTTTCCCTGCGACCCGGAGGGGACCGGGGTTTGTGCGTGATCATCGAGCTGCCCCGGGGCGGTCCGACGGAGCCGCTGCCGGCGGTCTGA
- a CDS encoding CRTAC1 family protein — MPTDAATPSQRLLWRLLLILAVVGVGAAAIVWRLVRSAGSPTTPAAARPQHGTAPRPPRVHFTDITAESGIRFRHENGARGDKLLPETMGGGVACFDADGDGDADLLFVNSTWWPDDPRRATERPPTTVLYRNDTVPGGPIRFTDISAGSGLDVDFYGMGVACGDFDNDGAVDVLLTGVGGNRLFRNLGGGRFEDVTAAAGVGGSPDDWSTAAAWVDVDNDGDLDLYVGNYVGWSPELDRRVNNQLVGVGRAYGRPWNYPGTVPRLFRNDGGRPGEVRFTEVSAGSGLQVTNPATGLPAAKTLAVAPLDLNDDGWMDLVVANDTVQNFVFTNRHDGTFAEVGEMTGIAFDAFGQARGAMGIDAARIRNDQAVAVAIGNFANEMNALYVARKGGRADALLFTDEAVAEGLGPASQSLLKFGLFFFDYDLDGRPDVLTANGHIEEAIERIQPSARYRQPAQLFWNAGGAPSFVPVDASAAGPDLFQPVVGRGSAYADFDGDGDLDVVIATLAGPPLLLRNDLDPATPPLRLKLSGRRSNRDAIGAWVTVVAGGRTLSRQVMPTRSYLSQSELPVTLGLGAGAAVDELWVQWPGGRRQGVSPPPAGPTVTLVEEETH, encoded by the coding sequence ATGCCAACCGATGCCGCCACCCCGAGCCAGCGGTTGCTGTGGCGGCTGCTGCTGATCCTCGCCGTGGTCGGCGTGGGGGCGGCGGCAATCGTCTGGCGCTTGGTCCGCAGCGCGGGGTCCCCGACAACGCCAGCCGCAGCGCGTCCACAGCACGGGACCGCTCCCCGGCCTCCGAGGGTCCACTTTACCGACATCACCGCAGAATCCGGGATCCGGTTTCGTCATGAAAACGGCGCCCGCGGCGACAAGCTCCTGCCGGAAACCATGGGGGGTGGCGTGGCCTGCTTTGATGCGGATGGGGACGGCGACGCCGACCTGCTCTTCGTGAATTCCACCTGGTGGCCCGACGACCCGCGCCGCGCCACGGAACGGCCGCCCACCACCGTACTGTACCGCAACGACACCGTCCCGGGCGGCCCCATCCGGTTCACGGACATCTCCGCCGGGTCGGGACTCGATGTGGATTTCTACGGCATGGGGGTCGCCTGTGGGGACTTCGACAACGACGGCGCCGTGGACGTCCTGCTCACCGGCGTGGGGGGCAACCGGCTCTTTCGAAACCTGGGTGGGGGCCGGTTCGAGGACGTCACCGCCGCCGCGGGCGTGGGGGGATCGCCGGACGACTGGTCCACGGCGGCCGCCTGGGTGGATGTGGACAACGACGGCGATCTGGACCTGTACGTGGGGAACTACGTCGGGTGGTCCCCGGAACTGGACCGGCGGGTGAACAACCAGTTGGTGGGCGTGGGGCGGGCGTACGGACGCCCCTGGAATTATCCCGGCACGGTCCCCCGGCTGTTTCGAAACGACGGCGGGAGACCGGGCGAGGTCCGCTTCACCGAAGTCTCCGCCGGCAGCGGCCTGCAAGTCACCAATCCCGCCACCGGGCTTCCGGCGGCCAAGACCCTTGCCGTGGCCCCCCTGGACCTCAATGACGACGGGTGGATGGACCTCGTGGTGGCCAATGACACGGTTCAGAACTTTGTGTTCACCAACCGCCACGACGGCACGTTTGCCGAGGTCGGCGAGATGACGGGGATCGCGTTTGATGCCTTCGGACAAGCCCGCGGCGCCATGGGCATTGATGCGGCGCGGATTCGCAATGACCAGGCGGTGGCGGTGGCGATTGGAAATTTTGCCAACGAGATGAACGCCCTCTACGTGGCCAGGAAGGGGGGGCGCGCGGACGCCCTCCTGTTCACCGACGAGGCGGTGGCCGAGGGCCTTGGCCCGGCGAGCCAGTCCCTGCTGAAGTTCGGACTTTTCTTCTTCGACTACGACCTCGACGGTCGGCCGGACGTCCTGACCGCCAACGGCCACATCGAGGAGGCCATTGAGCGGATCCAGCCCAGCGCGCGATACCGGCAACCGGCCCAGCTGTTCTGGAACGCGGGGGGGGCGCCCTCGTTCGTCCCGGTGGACGCCTCGGCCGCAGGTCCCGACCTGTTCCAACCGGTCGTGGGGCGGGGCAGCGCGTACGCGGATTTTGACGGGGACGGCGACCTGGACGTGGTGATCGCCACGCTGGCCGGCCCCCCGCTCCTCCTGCGGAACGACCTGGACCCAGCCACACCCCCGTTGCGGCTCAAGCTGTCCGGCCGTCGTTCCAACCGGGATGCCATCGGTGCCTGGGTGACCGTGGTGGCGGGCGGGCGGACGCTGTCCCGTCAGGTCATGCCCACGAGGAGTTACCTGTCCCAGAGCGAGCTTCCCGTCACGTTGGGTCTGGGCGCGGGCGCCGCGGTGGATGAACTCTGGGTTCAATGGCCGGGGGGGCGGCGTCAGGGCGTATCGCCTCCACCGGCCGGGCCGACCGTGACCCTTGTAGAAGAGGAGACACATTGA
- a CDS encoding type II toxin-antitoxin system VapB family antitoxin, protein MKMTLHIDEALLDRVTAIYGCESKTAAVALALGELERRHTLKRYAERGLGFTPDELRESLDPSYDLMATRYGTLAPAAGPRVPAASKPHGRRRAR, encoded by the coding sequence ATGAAGATGACACTGCACATTGATGAGGCGTTGCTGGATCGGGTCACGGCCATTTACGGCTGCGAAAGTAAGACCGCCGCGGTGGCCCTCGCCCTCGGGGAACTGGAGCGGCGGCACACGCTGAAGCGCTACGCCGAACGGGGTCTCGGCTTCACCCCCGACGAGCTTCGGGAATCCCTCGATCCCTCCTACGACCTGATGGCCACCAGGTACGGCACGTTGGCCCCGGCTGCCGGCCCCCGTGTCCCCGCCGCCTCGAAGCCCCATGGCCGCCGTCGCGCTCGTTGA
- a CDS encoding metallophosphoesterase family protein yields the protein MTRIGLIADTHGFLDRRVLTLFEGVDAILHAGDIGYPSLILELEAVAPVTAVLGNTDTGLDFRITEVLEACGRRILLHHIVDPSDPAKSIGNRFLKAQPAAVIFGHTHRGFHETRNGVVLVNPGYAGKPRFGQPRSVAVATIAPGAIQVEFLPLA from the coding sequence GTGACGCGGATTGGCCTGATCGCGGATACTCACGGGTTCCTGGACCGGCGGGTGCTGACGCTTTTTGAGGGCGTGGATGCCATCCTCCACGCCGGCGACATCGGCTACCCCAGCCTGATCCTGGAACTGGAAGCCGTAGCCCCGGTGACCGCCGTGCTGGGCAACACGGATACGGGCCTCGATTTCCGCATCACCGAGGTGCTGGAAGCCTGCGGACGCCGAATCCTGCTGCATCACATCGTGGATCCCTCGGACCCCGCAAAGAGCATTGGGAACCGTTTTCTGAAGGCGCAGCCGGCGGCGGTGATTTTTGGCCACACCCACCGAGGCTTCCATGAGACCCGCAACGGGGTGGTGCTGGTCAACCCAGGCTACGCGGGGAAGCCGCGGTTTGGTCAGCCCCGGTCCGTCGCGGTGGCGACGATCGCTCCGGGGGCAATTCAGGTGGAATTTCTGCCCTTGGCGTGA
- the hemW gene encoding radical SAM family heme chaperone HemW: MRLRVGCWAAYCRPMPEAAVSGLYIHVPFCAHKCEYCAFYSAPPGGDRMARYVTALVRELELIAADCRPDTLFFGGGTPSLLPLAHWETLLETLHRLGLGSATEWTVECNPATVSADKARLLRGAGVNRISMGVQSLDEHLLERLGRIHTRDQVFRSWDILRDAGFDNINLDLMFAIPGQTLEQWRATIREALDLGPEHLSCYEVIYEEDTPLYEQMKAGRFDVDEDLACTLYDTLVDGLADAGYRQYEIANFARDAESGAIPSRACRHNVGYWRGRDCYGLGPSASEYVRGTRARNWANTVLYCEQLEGGRRAREFSERLPPESRAGELAAFGLRMTAGWPYDEFLERTGMDLRVGWASEIRDLCARGWAEDTGRELRLTRQGLRFADAAGAAMLRPSATVRGPDRASSPAGARVRATVP, from the coding sequence ATGCGGTTGCGGGTCGGGTGCTGGGCCGCATACTGCCGGCCCATGCCGGAAGCAGCCGTCAGCGGCCTGTACATCCATGTCCCGTTTTGCGCACACAAGTGCGAGTACTGTGCCTTCTACTCGGCTCCGCCCGGCGGCGACCGCATGGCGCGTTATGTCACAGCGCTGGTCCGCGAGCTGGAACTGATCGCCGCGGACTGCCGTCCGGACACCCTCTTCTTTGGGGGCGGAACCCCTTCCCTCCTCCCCCTGGCACACTGGGAAACCCTTCTGGAAACGCTGCACCGGCTCGGGCTGGGCTCGGCCACCGAATGGACCGTGGAGTGCAACCCGGCAACGGTCTCGGCCGACAAGGCGCGCCTGCTTCGCGGAGCAGGGGTCAACCGGATCTCCATGGGAGTCCAGTCCCTAGACGAACACCTCCTGGAGCGCCTCGGTCGCATCCACACCCGGGACCAGGTGTTTCGAAGCTGGGACATCCTCCGCGATGCCGGCTTCGACAACATCAACCTCGACCTGATGTTCGCCATCCCCGGTCAGACGCTGGAGCAGTGGCGCGCCACGATCCGGGAGGCGTTGGATCTCGGGCCCGAACACCTCTCCTGCTACGAGGTGATTTACGAGGAGGACACCCCCCTGTACGAACAGATGAAGGCGGGCCGGTTTGACGTGGATGAGGACCTGGCCTGCACGCTGTACGACACGCTGGTGGATGGCCTGGCGGACGCCGGCTACCGCCAGTATGAGATTGCCAATTTTGCCCGGGATGCCGAAAGCGGCGCCATTCCCTCCCGGGCGTGCCGGCACAACGTCGGTTACTGGCGCGGACGCGACTGTTATGGCCTGGGTCCCAGCGCCAGCGAATACGTACGGGGCACGCGCGCCCGCAACTGGGCCAACACCGTGCTGTATTGCGAGCAGTTGGAGGGCGGGCGGCGGGCGCGGGAGTTTTCGGAGCGGCTGCCGCCGGAATCCAGGGCCGGGGAACTGGCGGCGTTCGGACTGCGCATGACCGCCGGGTGGCCCTACGACGAGTTCCTTGAGCGGACGGGGATGGATCTGCGCGTCGGGTGGGCATCGGAGATCCGGGACCTGTGTGCCCGGGGTTGGGCGGAGGACACGGGCCGGGAATTGCGCCTCACCCGCCAGGGGCTCCGCTTCGCCGACGCTGCCGGCGCTGCCATGCTGCGACCTTCGGCGACGGTCCGGGGTCCTGACCGGGCGTCCAGCCCTGCAGGCGCCCGAGTCCGGGCAACCGTTCCTTGA
- a CDS encoding PIN domain-containing protein, producing the protein MAAVALVDSCVWIGLLREGRDPARELVGRARTLDLATCGMVRLEVLRGVARPAVFRAVEGFMDVMINVPTDNRLWEEATREARALGARGITLPAQDLIIAACARRIEAAVLTFDAHFLDIPGLSVMSSLDELY; encoded by the coding sequence ATGGCCGCCGTCGCGCTCGTTGACAGTTGCGTCTGGATTGGGCTGTTGCGCGAGGGGCGGGATCCGGCCCGCGAATTGGTCGGGCGCGCCCGCACACTGGACCTGGCCACCTGCGGCATGGTGCGGTTGGAGGTGCTGCGTGGCGTGGCCCGGCCGGCGGTTTTCCGGGCCGTGGAGGGCTTTATGGACGTGATGATCAACGTGCCCACCGACAACCGTCTTTGGGAGGAAGCCACCCGCGAGGCGCGCGCGCTGGGCGCCCGGGGCATCACCCTGCCGGCTCAGGATCTGATCATTGCCGCCTGCGCGCGGCGCATCGAGGCGGCGGTCCTGACCTTCGATGCGCACTTTCTCGACATCCCGGGCCTTTCGGTGATGTCCTCTCTGGACGAGTTGTACTGA
- a CDS encoding VOC family protein — MIRATEIAFSCYPVTDMARARAFYEGVLGLTPTMVAGEPGGMQWTEYDIGAGTLSLGHAPDWHPTENGCSVALEVEDFDAAIAHLRAAEVRFKMEPFPTPVCRMAFILDPEGNAVCIHKRHPEHH; from the coding sequence ATGATTCGCGCCACCGAGATCGCCTTCAGCTGCTACCCCGTCACCGACATGGCCCGGGCCCGCGCCTTCTATGAGGGGGTGCTGGGTCTGACGCCCACCATGGTCGCCGGCGAACCCGGCGGAATGCAATGGACCGAATACGACATCGGTGCCGGAACCTTGTCCCTGGGCCATGCACCCGATTGGCATCCGACCGAAAACGGCTGCTCGGTGGCGCTGGAGGTGGAGGACTTTGACGCGGCCATCGCCCACCTCCGGGCCGCGGAGGTCCGGTTCAAAATGGAGCCCTTCCCCACGCCCGTCTGCCGCATGGCCTTCATCCTCGATCCCGAGGGCAACGCCGTCTGCATCCACAAGCGCCATCCCGAACACCACTGA
- a CDS encoding DUF167 domain-containing protein has translation MGPRALWQTGPHRPGGGLAGRGCGASRRTGPDGAVHPAPPVSLPPYLQVRPDGLYLAVRVVPRAARAGLAGEAGSELRVRVTASPADGAANEAVVSLLAGVLGQHRRCVQLVRGATSRIKLFRLDGIEPADAAGRLRSHGGG, from the coding sequence ATGGGTCCCCGCGCGCTTTGGCAAACTGGACCTCACCGCCCTGGTGGCGGCCTTGCTGGCAGGGGCTGTGGCGCGAGCCGGCGAACTGGGCCTGACGGAGCTGTACACCCAGCTCCGCCCGTGAGCCTGCCTCCGTACCTCCAGGTGCGGCCCGACGGCCTGTACCTCGCCGTGCGCGTGGTCCCTCGAGCCGCCCGGGCCGGACTGGCGGGCGAGGCGGGCTCCGAACTGCGCGTCCGCGTCACCGCGTCACCCGCGGACGGCGCGGCCAACGAGGCGGTCGTATCCCTGCTGGCTGGCGTCCTCGGACAGCACCGCCGTTGTGTGCAGCTCGTCCGAGGCGCCACCTCCCGCATCAAGCTGTTCCGACTGGATGGCATCGAGCCCGCGGACGCCGCCGGCCGGCTGCGGTCCCATGGTGGCGGCTGA
- the sucD gene encoding succinate--CoA ligase subunit alpha — protein MSILVTPDTKVLIQGITGSFGARHAQLSIEYGTRVVAGVTPGKGGQVFEHQGTRVPVFDTVAEAVRETGASASAVFVPPPFAADAILEGVDAGLDLVVAITEGIPVNDMVRAKRAMQGARTRLIGPNCPGVVTPGSGPDSRGGCRIGIAPGYIHKQGPVGVVSRSGTLTYEAVHQLTVRGVGQSTCVGIGGDPVNGTSHLDVIQMFMADPGTKGIIMIGEIGGSAEEEAAEWIAKFGTKPVAGFIAGATAPPGRRMGHAGAIVSGGKGTAEAKIAAFRAAGIGVATTPSDMADTLLKMM, from the coding sequence ATGTCCATACTTGTTACCCCCGACACCAAGGTTCTCATCCAGGGCATCACCGGCTCGTTCGGCGCCCGGCACGCCCAGTTGTCCATCGAATACGGCACCCGCGTCGTGGCCGGCGTGACGCCGGGAAAGGGCGGCCAGGTGTTCGAGCATCAGGGCACGCGGGTACCGGTCTTTGACACCGTCGCCGAGGCCGTCCGCGAGACGGGGGCCTCCGCAAGCGCGGTGTTCGTCCCTCCCCCGTTCGCCGCCGATGCCATTCTTGAGGGTGTGGATGCCGGACTCGATCTGGTGGTGGCCATCACCGAGGGGATCCCGGTCAACGACATGGTCCGCGCCAAAAGGGCCATGCAGGGTGCCCGGACCCGGCTCATCGGCCCCAACTGCCCGGGCGTGGTGACGCCCGGGTCCGGACCTGACAGCCGCGGCGGCTGCCGGATCGGCATCGCGCCGGGATACATCCACAAGCAGGGCCCGGTGGGGGTGGTGAGTCGTTCGGGCACCCTGACCTACGAGGCGGTGCATCAATTGACCGTTCGCGGCGTTGGACAGAGCACCTGCGTGGGCATTGGTGGCGATCCGGTCAACGGGACGTCGCACCTGGATGTGATCCAGATGTTCATGGCCGATCCCGGGACGAAGGGCATCATCATGATCGGCGAGATTGGCGGGTCTGCGGAGGAGGAGGCTGCGGAGTGGATTGCGAAGTTTGGCACCAAACCGGTGGCGGGATTCATTGCCGGAGCGACGGCGCCTCCGGGACGACGGATGGGCCACGCCGGAGCCATCGTCAGCGGAGGCAAGGGAACCGCTGAAGCGAAGATCGCCGCCTTCCGCGCCGCCGGCATCGGGGTCGCCACGACGCCGAGCGACATGGCCGACACCCTGCTGAAAATGATGTAA
- a CDS encoding citrate synthase (catalyzes the formation of citrate from acetyl-CoA and oxaloacetate) — MSTADTPAAPPAATPAPKGLEGVVAANTRLSDVEGDVGRLTYCGYDIDELAGRVSYEEVVYLLHHNHLPNRRELADLRAVLSGYRELPQGVVDLLTRLPADCPPMHAIRTGVSALGCYDTVADDDSMDAQRRKALRLIAQIPVVTAYFHRARQGKPLVHPDPALGEAANFLYMMDGEKPSAEKESTLDLCYVLHADHGMNASTFSARVTIATLSDMYSAITTAIGTLKGPLHGGANEGVIKMLQEIGSPDRVDAYVAETLAQKRKIMGIGHRVYKVLDPRAPHLRRMAQILSAKLGEPKWIQMSDRIAGQMLEKKGLHANVDFYSATVYFSLGVPTDLFTPIFAIARTSGWTAHVLEQLADNRLIRPQSSYVGKKGLKVVPLDQR, encoded by the coding sequence ATGAGCACTGCTGACACGCCCGCCGCCCCGCCCGCTGCCACCCCGGCCCCCAAGGGTCTCGAGGGCGTGGTGGCTGCAAACACCCGGTTGAGTGACGTGGAGGGCGATGTCGGACGCCTGACCTATTGTGGCTACGACATTGACGAGCTGGCGGGGCGGGTGAGTTACGAGGAGGTGGTGTACCTGCTGCATCACAATCATCTGCCGAACCGCCGCGAGCTCGCCGACCTCCGGGCGGTCCTCAGCGGCTACCGGGAGCTGCCGCAAGGCGTGGTGGATCTGCTGACCCGGCTGCCGGCGGACTGCCCGCCGATGCACGCCATCCGGACGGGTGTCAGTGCGCTGGGTTGCTACGACACCGTGGCCGATGACGATTCGATGGATGCCCAGCGGCGCAAGGCGCTGAGGCTCATCGCACAGATTCCGGTGGTGACCGCGTACTTCCACAGGGCGCGCCAGGGCAAACCGCTCGTGCATCCCGATCCGGCCCTCGGGGAGGCCGCGAATTTCCTGTACATGATGGACGGGGAGAAGCCGTCGGCGGAGAAGGAGAGCACCCTGGACCTTTGCTACGTGCTCCATGCCGACCACGGCATGAACGCCTCCACCTTCAGCGCCCGGGTGACGATCGCGACGCTCAGCGACATGTATTCAGCGATCACCACGGCCATCGGCACGCTCAAAGGGCCGCTGCACGGCGGGGCCAACGAAGGAGTGATCAAGATGCTGCAGGAGATCGGATCGCCCGACCGTGTGGATGCCTACGTGGCCGAGACCCTTGCCCAGAAGCGCAAGATCATGGGCATCGGGCACCGGGTGTACAAGGTGCTCGACCCCCGCGCGCCGCACCTCCGGCGCATGGCTCAGATCCTTTCCGCCAAGCTCGGCGAGCCCAAGTGGATCCAGATGTCGGACCGCATCGCCGGGCAGATGCTGGAGAAAAAGGGCCTCCACGCGAACGTGGATTTCTACAGCGCCACCGTGTACTTCAGCCTCGGGGTTCCGACCGACCTGTTTACGCCGATCTTCGCCATCGCCCGCACCAGCGGTTGGACCGCCCACGTGCTGGAACAACTCGCGGACAACCGGCTCATTCGTCCCCAGTCGAGTTACGTCGGGAAAAAGGGCCTCAAGGTCGTGCCGCTGGACCAGCGGTAG